One window of the Deltaproteobacteria bacterium genome contains the following:
- a CDS encoding NAD(P)/FAD-dependent oxidoreductase, with protein sequence MEDNYDVIVIGSGLGGSVCAALLAKAGMRTLLLEKNNRPGGKAMGISVNGFRGEMWPTFGIPMHRGPFIDAFRALGIESKLDIRPGSFAMMYRRKGGNWTTYVDPPGKPVQDPTANLFDSWGLDDPKEREACLTVLAEIFMMTPEQLDQLDDVSVQQWLDERKDVPPPIRGFLATHSNLMATGVYELVSMSEIARVMQIFAGGETGYPRGGYGRLIDELIEVLRVHGGKLLTGARVEKITVEEGRVTGVATKDKAFKAPIVVSNAGIQPTVLKLVGREHFDRSYVGYVIDIVPSLGFTNMRYIFSQPVMKHGVYVATTEDTYLDIERLDRMRDGIIPDEIALDGVVPSHFDPDMAPPGKQMLNLGTWCTPDPSGKELKALHKKINDLFVEMFPEAVSHIERIEGHVGPAEVSSLSRDQVLPGVGGEAAGLAVTVGYCGKNKPKPKSPLPGLFFVGHDAGGAGYLATHQAVSSGMNVAQLVHFYWLERRSVVRI encoded by the coding sequence ATGGAAGACAACTACGATGTGATCGTGATCGGATCAGGGCTTGGGGGGAGCGTGTGCGCTGCCCTGCTGGCTAAGGCGGGCATGCGGACGCTGCTGCTCGAAAAGAACAACCGACCGGGCGGCAAGGCCATGGGCATCTCGGTGAACGGCTTTCGCGGCGAGATGTGGCCGACCTTCGGCATCCCGATGCACCGCGGGCCTTTCATCGACGCCTTTCGCGCCCTCGGTATCGAGTCGAAGCTCGATATCAGACCGGGCTCATTCGCCATGATGTATCGGCGCAAAGGCGGCAACTGGACGACCTACGTCGATCCGCCGGGTAAGCCGGTGCAAGACCCCACGGCCAATTTGTTCGACTCCTGGGGACTGGACGATCCTAAGGAGCGCGAGGCCTGCCTGACGGTGCTGGCGGAAATCTTCATGATGACGCCGGAGCAGCTCGACCAGCTCGACGACGTCAGCGTTCAGCAATGGCTCGATGAGCGAAAAGATGTCCCGCCGCCCATCCGCGGCTTTCTCGCCACCCATTCCAACCTCATGGCCACCGGGGTCTACGAGCTGGTGTCGATGTCGGAGATCGCGCGGGTGATGCAGATATTCGCCGGGGGCGAAACCGGCTATCCGCGAGGCGGCTATGGCCGGCTCATTGATGAGCTGATCGAGGTGCTCAGAGTCCATGGCGGAAAGCTGCTCACCGGCGCCCGCGTGGAGAAGATCACCGTCGAAGAAGGCCGCGTGACCGGTGTGGCGACCAAGGACAAGGCGTTCAAGGCCCCCATCGTTGTCAGCAACGCCGGTATCCAGCCGACGGTTCTCAAATTGGTTGGTCGCGAGCACTTCGACAGGAGCTACGTCGGCTATGTCATAGACATCGTACCGAGTTTAGGCTTCACCAACATGCGGTACATCTTCAGCCAGCCCGTCATGAAGCACGGGGTATACGTGGCCACAACCGAAGACACGTATCTGGATATCGAGCGCCTCGACAGGATGCGGGACGGAATCATACCTGACGAGATCGCCCTGGATGGCGTGGTGCCGTCTCACTTCGATCCCGACATGGCCCCGCCCGGCAAGCAGATGCTCAATCTCGGGACCTGGTGTACGCCCGATCCCAGCGGCAAAGAGCTGAAGGCCCTGCACAAGAAGATCAACGATCTGTTTGTGGAGATGTTCCCCGAGGCGGTTTCCCACATTGAACGGATCGAAGGGCACGTCGGCCCGGCGGAGGTATCGAGCTTGTCGCGCGACCAGGTCCTCCCTGGTGTCGGTGGCGAAGCGGCCGGCTTGGCCGTGACCGTCGGATATTGCGGCAAGAACAAGCCGAAGCCGAAATCGCCGTTGCCCGGGCTCTTCTTTGTCGGGCACGATGCCGGCGGCGCCGGCTATCTCGCAACCCACCAGGCCGTCAGCTCGGGCATGAACGTCGCGCAGCTCGTGCACTTCTACTGGTTGGAACGGAGATCGGTGGTGCGAATCTGA
- a CDS encoding SUF system NifU family Fe-S cluster assembly protein has translation MTTAVIELYREVILDHSKHPRNCRALRRPARVAEGYNPLCGDQVTVYVELAAGVLREVAFQGRGCALSTASASLMTEMLKGKSAAAARRLGEQFENFATTGAASAATDIGQLNAFAAVHKFPSRVKCALLAWRTLQAALRAEEPATAANDNAKGEGQ, from the coding sequence GTGACCACCGCGGTGATCGAGCTCTATCGCGAGGTCATCCTCGATCACAGCAAGCACCCGCGCAATTGCCGTGCGCTACGACGGCCGGCGCGCGTGGCCGAAGGTTACAACCCGCTGTGTGGCGATCAGGTCACGGTCTACGTCGAGCTTGCCGCCGGCGTGCTGCGCGAGGTTGCCTTTCAGGGCCGTGGTTGCGCGCTCTCGACCGCCTCGGCTTCGCTGATGACGGAGATGCTCAAGGGCAAGTCGGCGGCCGCGGCGCGCCGGTTGGGTGAGCAATTCGAGAACTTCGCCACCACCGGCGCGGCATCAGCCGCTACCGACATCGGCCAGCTCAACGCCTTCGCGGCGGTGCACAAGTTTCCCAGCCGGGTGAAGTGCGCGCTGCTCGCCTGGCGAACGCTGCAAGCTGCGCTGCGGGCCGAGGAGCCAGCGACGGCGGCAAACGACAACGCCAAGGGGGAGGGGCAATGA
- a CDS encoding outer membrane lipoprotein-sorting protein, with amino-acid sequence MRYAKRPTAVSAALALLAVVVADSAAAAGDDARDLVRRALEALPKVPFIAKLKLSVDRGAPRELTLSHKLVAGARASYLEVIAPVEVQGMRFLFLERPDGQSDQFMKIAASRKVIQVAAEMRKHSFLGSAFYVADLIEPALDAFAYTDVGEDEILRRRCRLIEAVPKQPAGALYAKMIAAIDPKDLLILKRLFVDEKGTLLKTWTVERVDKVTGYWTLLEQRMRNPIEKTDSRLEITEIKHNVELPDELFSPEHLAR; translated from the coding sequence ATGAGGTACGCAAAGCGACCAACGGCAGTATCGGCGGCGCTGGCGCTGCTGGCAGTGGTGGTGGCCGACTCGGCCGCGGCCGCCGGCGATGATGCTCGCGACCTAGTCAGGCGAGCCCTCGAGGCACTCCCCAAGGTACCGTTCATCGCCAAGCTCAAACTCTCGGTTGACCGCGGTGCGCCGCGCGAACTCACGCTGAGCCACAAGCTGGTGGCCGGTGCCCGTGCCAGCTACCTCGAAGTGATCGCCCCAGTCGAGGTGCAGGGCATGCGCTTTCTGTTTCTCGAACGGCCCGACGGCCAGTCCGATCAGTTCATGAAGATCGCGGCCTCGCGAAAAGTCATTCAAGTCGCGGCCGAGATGCGTAAACATTCCTTCCTGGGTTCGGCCTTCTATGTTGCCGACTTGATCGAACCCGCGCTCGACGCCTTTGCCTATACCGACGTCGGCGAGGACGAGATTCTGCGACGCCGCTGCCGGCTGATCGAGGCCGTGCCCAAGCAGCCCGCCGGCGCGCTTTACGCCAAGATGATCGCGGCGATTGACCCCAAAGACCTGTTGATCCTCAAGCGGCTGTTCGTGGACGAGAAGGGCACCTTGCTCAAAACCTGGACGGTGGAGCGCGTAGACAAGGTCACCGGCTACTGGACATTGCTCGAACAGCGCATGCGTAATCCGATCGAGAAGACCGACTCGCGCCTGGAGATCACCGAGATCAAACACAACGTGGAACTGCCCGACGAACTGTTCAGCCCCGAGCATCTCGCGCGATAG